A stretch of the Uranotaenia lowii strain MFRU-FL chromosome 3, ASM2978415v1, whole genome shotgun sequence genome encodes the following:
- the LOC129755515 gene encoding CLK4-associating serine/arginine rich protein-like isoform X1, protein MKMWHEARKQEKKIRGMLVDYRKRAERRQNFYERIKADPTQFLQVHSRKCKIHLDQSVAAAAENPAIMMPWQGQKDNLIDRFDVRAHLDYIPPAPCVPKPDQTTTTTGTEDDLVDVEERAMNYERYRVLAQNEFLGISEEKFLHQLYLEEQYGVSAQVEAEQKAASSSKKKAAGAGVAIGYTYEDSTDPSGVVPFTQTISAIEQSTGSGRYDECMKSDSDSDLDMDVSIDINKVGTAQAHEMNACGRHYGMKSNDFYSFLTKDADEAEALKMAREEEQEKIMFSGRKSRRERRAQRERKFVGRTMSPPSYAAKEDLVPRTYDDPNDSSRSPSPVNSGKITYITSFGGEDELQPHSKISISFNKDSQSQAGTSYADKVRQNLQKLKGSQTKEEESKIPVQYQRRSRSYSDRSRSRSRSGSRSWRRRRSRSRSRGKRTYSKYRRRSRSGSGSSRSPSRSKGRRNRRSPDYSSRRRKPRSSSSSASPPKRPEKKVKSPESRVTTRSRSRSKSKKITLPVTNISKVKTEPLEKIPEHPLLSVPPPPPPSIPPIGSKTETVKKEATSPKVPILVEPEPEVPIRRYYGRKRDDQSSTDSNLSSDSSDEEDKKISISEMATMESSTILQSSEPGGNSSSTIAGGLIPFVGGITIKQERLESFGSGPTLPSSSSSRQVTSKSSQSIGPGSSAAAAATTTPTSGGIGGSLAASSGTTDSKSLAAAAASKSLNPRDRLKRKMQILLNKQFKADKKAEIEKVERQIQQQQEREDEMRELALRLRRRQRELRHKYGTPESDKSPSKSPVDSSDEERRETSRLSTIKEDSPAPKESPQLPPNPPSSSKPTGSSKSSYSTAAVIERKPVLRRITRAEASRSPSVARTTRRQVASRSRSRSRSSTVAGYGASTSASTGSRRYDDRSTRRRSPPHGSRYRHRSRSRSRERERGRYASGRSTRDYDRGSGGESSRHYRRRSRSASRERRRSRSRPRRSSRSRSRGYTGAGASGSATRRDRSPKPVKKLVDY, encoded by the exons ATGAAAATGTGGCACGAAGCCCGGAAACAGGAGAAGAAAATCCGAGGGATGTTGGTCGACTACCGGAAGCGGGCAGAGCGGCGGCAGAATTTTTACGAACGCATA AAAGCGGACCCGACACAATTTCTTCAAGTTCACAGTCGCAAATGCAAAATACATCTGGACCAAAGCGTGGCGGCAGCTGCAGAGAATCCGGCCATCAT GATGCCATGGCAGGGTCAGAAAGACAACCTGATCGATCGATTCGATGTGCGTGCCCATCTGGATTACATTCCGCCGGCACCGTGCGTACCGAAACCGGatcagacgacgacgacgacgggaaCCGAGGACGATCTGGTGGACGTGGAGGAACGAGCCATGAACTACGAACGGTACCGGGTGCTGGCACAGAACGAGTTTCTCG GCATCAGTGAGGAAAAATTCTTGCACCAGCTCTATTTGGAAGAACAGTACGGAGTAAGTGCACAAGTAGAGGCGGAGCAAAAGGCGGCATCTTCGTCCAAAAAGAAAGCGGCTGGAGCGGGGGTAGCGATCGGTTACACCTATGAAGATTCCACCGATCCGAGCGGTGTGGTTCCGTTCACCCAAACCATTAGCGCTATCGAGCAGAGTACCGGTTCCGGAAGGTACGACGAGTGCATGAAGAGTGATTCCGATTCGGATCTGGATATGGATGTATCGATCGATATCAACAAAGTCGGAACGGCACAAGCGCATGAAATGAACGCTTGTGGACGGCATTATGGAATGAAGAGCaatgatttttattcattcCTGACCAAGGATGCGGATGAAGCAGAAGCTCTGAAAATGGCTCGAGAGGAAGAACAGGAAAAGATCATGTTCAGCGGAAGGAAAAGCAGACGGGAAAGGCGCGCTCAGCGGGAGCGTAAATTTGTGGGAAGGACGATGAGTCCCCCAAGCTATGCTGCAAAAGAAGATCTTGTTCCCAGGACCTACGATGATCCGAATGATAGCTCCCGTTCTCCTTCGCCAGTTAATTCAGGGAAGATTACCTACATTACCTCGTTCGGAGGGGAGGATGAACTTCAGCCTCACTCAAAGATATCAATTAGCTTTAACAAAGATAGTCAGTCTCAAGCGGGTACATCATATGCGGACAAAGTCAGACAAAATCTCCAAAAATTGAAAGGCTCTCAAACCAAAGAAGAGGAAAGCAAAATACCGGTTCAGTACCAGCGCAGGTCCAGGAGCTACAGTGATCGTAGCCGAAGTCGCAGTAGAAGTGGTTCCCGTTCGTGGCGCAGAAGAAGAAGCCGAAGTCGCTCTCGTGGCAAACGAACCTACTCCAAATATCGTAGACGTTCTCGTTCGGGATCAGGATCATCGCGATCTCCTTCTCGAAGCAAAGGACGCCGAAACCGAAGATCCCCGGATTATTCATCCAGGCGTCGAAAGCCACGTTCTTCATCTTCGTCCGCTTCGCCACCAAAAAGACCTGaaaagaaagttaaaagtcctgAATCCAGAGTTACCACTAGAAGTCGCAGCCGTTCGAAATCGAAGAAAATTACTCTTCCGGTAACCAatatttcaaaagtcaaaactgAACCTCTGGAGAAAATACCTGAACATCCACTTCTTTCTGTACCTCCACCACCGCCTCCATCGATTCCGCCAATTGGGTCCAAAACAGAAACGGTAAAGAAGGAAGCAACCTCTCCTAAAGTGCCTATACTTGTCGAGCCTGAACCGGAGGTTCCGATTCGCAGATATTACGGGCGCAAAAGAGATGACCAAAGCTCGACTGATAGCAATCTTAGTTCTGATAGCTCGGACGAAGAGGACAAAAAGATTAGCATATCTGAAATGGCAACTATGGAATCATCAACGAT ttTGCAATCATCAGAACCAGGTGGCAATAGTAGCAGTACAATTGCGGGTGGTTTGATACCCTTCGTCGGTGGAATAACTATTAAACAGGAGCGTTTGGAATCGTTCGGAAGTGGTCCCACGTTGCCGTCGTCTTCGTCCAGCCGGCAGGTCACCAGTAAATCATCCCAATCGATCGGCCCAGGCAGTTCTGCTGCCGCTGCTGCTACTACTACTCCTACTAGTGGTGGCATCGGGGGTAGTTTAGCCGCCTCATCAGGCACAACCGACTCCAAA AGTTTGGCTGCTGCCGCTGCATCGAAGTCTCTTAACCCGAGAGATCGTCTGAAGCGAAAAATGCAGATACTTCTGAACAAGCAAT TTAAAGCCGACAAAAAGGCCGAgattgaaaaagttgaacgtcAAATTCAACAACAGCAAGAGCGAGAAGATGAGATGAGGGAATTGGCATTGCGTTTGCGACGACG GCAACGCGAACTTCGGCACAAGTACGGAACTCCAGAAAGTGACAAAAGCCCATCCAAATCACCCGTGGATAGTTCAGACGAAGAACGTCGCGAAACTTCACGTCTATCGACAATCAAAGAAGATTCGCCTGCACCCAAAGAGTCACCACAACTTCCTCCTAATCCCCCTTCATCTAGCAAACCGACCGGTTCAAGTAAATCTAGCTACAGTACAGCCGCAGTCATTGAGCGGAAACCGGTACTTCGCCGCATAACTCGAGCCGAGGCTTCTCGATCACCCAGTGTTGCGAGAACTACTCGACGGCAGGTTGCTTCTCGGAGTCGCAGCCGTTCGCGATCTTCGACTGTCGCTGGGTACGGTGCATCTACGTCGGCTTCAACGGGAAGTCGAAGGTACGATGACCGTTCCACGCGAAGGCGTTCTCCACCACACGGGTCGAGATATCGACATCGCTCCCGCTCCAGATCCCGGGAAAGAGAGCGTGGCCGCTACGCAAGTGGAAGGTCTACGCGGGACTACGATCGTGGTAGCGGAGGTGAGAGTAGCCGCCACTACAGGCGAAGATCACGATCTGCCTCCCGAGAACGACGCCGATCGCGCTCACGTCCAAGGCGATCGAGTAGATCTCGGTCTCGGGGTTATACGGGAGCAGGAGCCTCAGGGAGTGCTACCCGTAGAGATAGATCACCGAAACCGGTGAAAAAACTGGTTGACTATTGA
- the LOC129755515 gene encoding CLK4-associating serine/arginine rich protein-like isoform X2, translating to MKADPTQFLQVHSRKCKIHLDQSVAAAAENPAIMMPWQGQKDNLIDRFDVRAHLDYIPPAPCVPKPDQTTTTTGTEDDLVDVEERAMNYERYRVLAQNEFLGISEEKFLHQLYLEEQYGVSAQVEAEQKAASSSKKKAAGAGVAIGYTYEDSTDPSGVVPFTQTISAIEQSTGSGRYDECMKSDSDSDLDMDVSIDINKVGTAQAHEMNACGRHYGMKSNDFYSFLTKDADEAEALKMAREEEQEKIMFSGRKSRRERRAQRERKFVGRTMSPPSYAAKEDLVPRTYDDPNDSSRSPSPVNSGKITYITSFGGEDELQPHSKISISFNKDSQSQAGTSYADKVRQNLQKLKGSQTKEEESKIPVQYQRRSRSYSDRSRSRSRSGSRSWRRRRSRSRSRGKRTYSKYRRRSRSGSGSSRSPSRSKGRRNRRSPDYSSRRRKPRSSSSSASPPKRPEKKVKSPESRVTTRSRSRSKSKKITLPVTNISKVKTEPLEKIPEHPLLSVPPPPPPSIPPIGSKTETVKKEATSPKVPILVEPEPEVPIRRYYGRKRDDQSSTDSNLSSDSSDEEDKKISISEMATMESSTILQSSEPGGNSSSTIAGGLIPFVGGITIKQERLESFGSGPTLPSSSSSRQVTSKSSQSIGPGSSAAAAATTTPTSGGIGGSLAASSGTTDSKSLAAAAASKSLNPRDRLKRKMQILLNKQFKADKKAEIEKVERQIQQQQEREDEMRELALRLRRRQRELRHKYGTPESDKSPSKSPVDSSDEERRETSRLSTIKEDSPAPKESPQLPPNPPSSSKPTGSSKSSYSTAAVIERKPVLRRITRAEASRSPSVARTTRRQVASRSRSRSRSSTVAGYGASTSASTGSRRYDDRSTRRRSPPHGSRYRHRSRSRSRERERGRYASGRSTRDYDRGSGGESSRHYRRRSRSASRERRRSRSRPRRSSRSRSRGYTGAGASGSATRRDRSPKPVKKLVDY from the exons ATG AAAGCGGACCCGACACAATTTCTTCAAGTTCACAGTCGCAAATGCAAAATACATCTGGACCAAAGCGTGGCGGCAGCTGCAGAGAATCCGGCCATCAT GATGCCATGGCAGGGTCAGAAAGACAACCTGATCGATCGATTCGATGTGCGTGCCCATCTGGATTACATTCCGCCGGCACCGTGCGTACCGAAACCGGatcagacgacgacgacgacgggaaCCGAGGACGATCTGGTGGACGTGGAGGAACGAGCCATGAACTACGAACGGTACCGGGTGCTGGCACAGAACGAGTTTCTCG GCATCAGTGAGGAAAAATTCTTGCACCAGCTCTATTTGGAAGAACAGTACGGAGTAAGTGCACAAGTAGAGGCGGAGCAAAAGGCGGCATCTTCGTCCAAAAAGAAAGCGGCTGGAGCGGGGGTAGCGATCGGTTACACCTATGAAGATTCCACCGATCCGAGCGGTGTGGTTCCGTTCACCCAAACCATTAGCGCTATCGAGCAGAGTACCGGTTCCGGAAGGTACGACGAGTGCATGAAGAGTGATTCCGATTCGGATCTGGATATGGATGTATCGATCGATATCAACAAAGTCGGAACGGCACAAGCGCATGAAATGAACGCTTGTGGACGGCATTATGGAATGAAGAGCaatgatttttattcattcCTGACCAAGGATGCGGATGAAGCAGAAGCTCTGAAAATGGCTCGAGAGGAAGAACAGGAAAAGATCATGTTCAGCGGAAGGAAAAGCAGACGGGAAAGGCGCGCTCAGCGGGAGCGTAAATTTGTGGGAAGGACGATGAGTCCCCCAAGCTATGCTGCAAAAGAAGATCTTGTTCCCAGGACCTACGATGATCCGAATGATAGCTCCCGTTCTCCTTCGCCAGTTAATTCAGGGAAGATTACCTACATTACCTCGTTCGGAGGGGAGGATGAACTTCAGCCTCACTCAAAGATATCAATTAGCTTTAACAAAGATAGTCAGTCTCAAGCGGGTACATCATATGCGGACAAAGTCAGACAAAATCTCCAAAAATTGAAAGGCTCTCAAACCAAAGAAGAGGAAAGCAAAATACCGGTTCAGTACCAGCGCAGGTCCAGGAGCTACAGTGATCGTAGCCGAAGTCGCAGTAGAAGTGGTTCCCGTTCGTGGCGCAGAAGAAGAAGCCGAAGTCGCTCTCGTGGCAAACGAACCTACTCCAAATATCGTAGACGTTCTCGTTCGGGATCAGGATCATCGCGATCTCCTTCTCGAAGCAAAGGACGCCGAAACCGAAGATCCCCGGATTATTCATCCAGGCGTCGAAAGCCACGTTCTTCATCTTCGTCCGCTTCGCCACCAAAAAGACCTGaaaagaaagttaaaagtcctgAATCCAGAGTTACCACTAGAAGTCGCAGCCGTTCGAAATCGAAGAAAATTACTCTTCCGGTAACCAatatttcaaaagtcaaaactgAACCTCTGGAGAAAATACCTGAACATCCACTTCTTTCTGTACCTCCACCACCGCCTCCATCGATTCCGCCAATTGGGTCCAAAACAGAAACGGTAAAGAAGGAAGCAACCTCTCCTAAAGTGCCTATACTTGTCGAGCCTGAACCGGAGGTTCCGATTCGCAGATATTACGGGCGCAAAAGAGATGACCAAAGCTCGACTGATAGCAATCTTAGTTCTGATAGCTCGGACGAAGAGGACAAAAAGATTAGCATATCTGAAATGGCAACTATGGAATCATCAACGAT ttTGCAATCATCAGAACCAGGTGGCAATAGTAGCAGTACAATTGCGGGTGGTTTGATACCCTTCGTCGGTGGAATAACTATTAAACAGGAGCGTTTGGAATCGTTCGGAAGTGGTCCCACGTTGCCGTCGTCTTCGTCCAGCCGGCAGGTCACCAGTAAATCATCCCAATCGATCGGCCCAGGCAGTTCTGCTGCCGCTGCTGCTACTACTACTCCTACTAGTGGTGGCATCGGGGGTAGTTTAGCCGCCTCATCAGGCACAACCGACTCCAAA AGTTTGGCTGCTGCCGCTGCATCGAAGTCTCTTAACCCGAGAGATCGTCTGAAGCGAAAAATGCAGATACTTCTGAACAAGCAAT TTAAAGCCGACAAAAAGGCCGAgattgaaaaagttgaacgtcAAATTCAACAACAGCAAGAGCGAGAAGATGAGATGAGGGAATTGGCATTGCGTTTGCGACGACG GCAACGCGAACTTCGGCACAAGTACGGAACTCCAGAAAGTGACAAAAGCCCATCCAAATCACCCGTGGATAGTTCAGACGAAGAACGTCGCGAAACTTCACGTCTATCGACAATCAAAGAAGATTCGCCTGCACCCAAAGAGTCACCACAACTTCCTCCTAATCCCCCTTCATCTAGCAAACCGACCGGTTCAAGTAAATCTAGCTACAGTACAGCCGCAGTCATTGAGCGGAAACCGGTACTTCGCCGCATAACTCGAGCCGAGGCTTCTCGATCACCCAGTGTTGCGAGAACTACTCGACGGCAGGTTGCTTCTCGGAGTCGCAGCCGTTCGCGATCTTCGACTGTCGCTGGGTACGGTGCATCTACGTCGGCTTCAACGGGAAGTCGAAGGTACGATGACCGTTCCACGCGAAGGCGTTCTCCACCACACGGGTCGAGATATCGACATCGCTCCCGCTCCAGATCCCGGGAAAGAGAGCGTGGCCGCTACGCAAGTGGAAGGTCTACGCGGGACTACGATCGTGGTAGCGGAGGTGAGAGTAGCCGCCACTACAGGCGAAGATCACGATCTGCCTCCCGAGAACGACGCCGATCGCGCTCACGTCCAAGGCGATCGAGTAGATCTCGGTCTCGGGGTTATACGGGAGCAGGAGCCTCAGGGAGTGCTACCCGTAGAGATAGATCACCGAAACCGGTGAAAAAACTGGTTGACTATTGA